In Paenibacillus sp. JQZ6Y-1, the following proteins share a genomic window:
- a CDS encoding carbohydrate ABC transporter permease, protein MHTLKGTRLAMMLGLLPALIIYVGVAIVPIGLSIYYSLMNWDGIGSMSYIGLDNFKEIFQDAVFWLSVKNNIIIMITGLIGQLPLGLLLALALNRGLKGSSFFRTIGFMPVVISSVMVSLIWGMIYNTEYGTLNSLLGLIGLESWQQNWLGNPALTMLSVSIAYIWQNCGLYMIIFLAALQNIPEEVNEAAELDGAIGWRRTWRITIPMIRSTIMVCVIYSISNSFRVFDLIQILTGGGPAHASEVMTVYMYNSAFMSMRFGYGSAVSVLILLFSLIVITIINRVLREKDA, encoded by the coding sequence ATGCACACACTCAAAGGAACACGGCTGGCGATGATGCTCGGTCTGCTGCCTGCGCTGATCATTTATGTCGGCGTGGCGATCGTTCCGATTGGTCTGTCCATATATTATTCATTGATGAATTGGGACGGTATTGGCTCCATGAGCTATATCGGATTAGATAATTTCAAAGAGATTTTTCAGGATGCCGTCTTCTGGCTGTCGGTCAAAAATAACATTATCATCATGATCACCGGTCTGATCGGTCAGCTGCCGCTTGGCTTGCTGCTCGCCTTAGCGCTTAATCGTGGACTGAAAGGTTCTAGCTTTTTTCGGACGATTGGCTTTATGCCGGTCGTGATCTCCTCGGTTATGGTATCGCTTATCTGGGGTATGATCTACAACACCGAATACGGTACGCTCAATAGTCTACTTGGCTTGATCGGATTGGAGTCATGGCAGCAAAACTGGCTCGGCAATCCAGCGCTGACGATGCTGTCAGTCAGTATCGCTTATATTTGGCAAAATTGCGGATTGTATATGATCATCTTTTTGGCGGCGCTGCAAAATATACCAGAAGAAGTAAATGAAGCCGCCGAGCTGGACGGCGCCATCGGCTGGCGGCGTACATGGCGAATTACGATTCCGATGATTCGCAGCACAATTATGGTCTGTGTTATTTATAGCATCAGTAACTCGTTCCGTGTCTTCGATCTGATCCAGATTTTGACGGGCGGGGGACCAGCACATGCGAGTGAAGTGATGACGGTATATATGTACAACAGCGCCTTTATGAGTATGCGATTTGGGTATGGCAGTGCGGTATCCGTATTGATTCTGCTATTTAGCCTTATCGTGATTACGATTATCAATCGAGTACTGCGGGAGAAGGATGCTTGA
- a CDS encoding carbohydrate ABC transporter permease has translation MVRTSPGFKIVIYVFLSLFAIMNIVPLFWMVVGSFKTEQEHAMNPFSFPKRLQWDNYAQAWDVAHMDTYFLNSIIVTFAAMIITVLLGALASFFLARFRFRLRGPLYGLFLLGLLVPIHATLIPIFLIMQKLHLIDTYWSLILPYIAFHLSLTIAILEGFMKNLPKELEEAGIVDGCGIFRIFWHIVLPITRPALVTVIILNFIYNWNEYLFALVLITSSELKTLPLGLANFVGIETASFTLQMAALTIALIPIIIFYLLLQKQLVTGMTAGAVKG, from the coding sequence ATGGTGCGGACATCGCCCGGTTTTAAAATCGTGATTTATGTATTTCTCAGTTTATTTGCCATTATGAACATTGTGCCGCTGTTCTGGATGGTGGTCGGCTCCTTCAAAACGGAGCAGGAGCATGCCATGAACCCGTTCTCATTTCCAAAACGCCTGCAATGGGATAATTATGCGCAGGCATGGGATGTGGCGCATATGGATACGTATTTTCTGAATAGTATCATCGTAACGTTTGCGGCGATGATCATTACCGTGCTGCTGGGTGCGTTGGCGTCGTTCTTTCTGGCGCGCTTTCGCTTTCGGCTGCGTGGACCGCTCTATGGATTGTTCTTGCTCGGTCTGCTAGTGCCGATTCATGCGACTTTGATTCCGATCTTTTTGATTATGCAGAAGCTGCATTTGATCGATACGTACTGGTCGCTTATTTTGCCGTATATTGCATTTCATTTGTCGCTGACGATTGCGATATTGGAAGGCTTTATGAAAAATCTGCCGAAGGAGCTGGAAGAGGCAGGGATTGTGGATGGCTGCGGGATTTTTCGGATATTTTGGCATATTGTATTGCCGATTACGCGACCGGCGCTTGTCACGGTTATTATTTTGAACTTTATTTATAATTGGAATGAGTATTTGTTTGCGCTGGTGCTGATTACATCGTCGGAGCTGAAGACGCTGCCGCTCGGTCTTGCCAACTTCGTCGGGATTGAGACGGCAAGCTTCACCTTGCAAATGGCAGCATTGACTATTGCACTCATTCCGATCATCATTTTCTATCTGTTGCTGCAAAAACAACTGGTTACTGGGATGACAGCAGGTGCAGTCAAAGGCTAA
- a CDS encoding PucR family transcriptional regulator, whose amino-acid sequence MEMKKINEQEVDSLQTLAEMISEVMGSPVTIEDEAHRLLAYSMHDPNTDPARIATIIGRRVPEHVQRALYESGAMQQLQDSAEPQHIRQLSDVGLSRRMAISVRHYDEVIGYIWLLEHDGSYSDQQLEQFRRGAVIAASKMMQQQQRQQKIDLLRRLLNGRFQSEQEAAEQARSHGIELLPYHYVLILEQQEAGKLHTCIERIQQAASEYAVRIPLYMEENNRLIILCGCHAGQQPSDLSTRIRSMAARIQQWLPVTEFGWLAAGEQVSSALHIQRSYEQAKELIVLHQHLPETQAITYYPDAGFYRYLPAIYRESRQFPISWGPLDRLAAYDQEHNSNLLQTLAVFLDQDSDSKQAAAILHVHSNTLNYRLRRIAEVSGINLNSMAEKVTLYLELKLLWFDGEHST is encoded by the coding sequence ATGGAGATGAAAAAAATAAATGAGCAGGAAGTGGACAGCCTGCAAACGCTGGCAGAGATGATCAGCGAAGTGATGGGCAGTCCCGTAACGATTGAGGATGAAGCGCATCGGCTGCTTGCCTATAGCATGCACGATCCAAATACGGACCCCGCGCGCATCGCGACGATTATCGGTCGCCGTGTGCCGGAGCATGTCCAGCGAGCGTTGTATGAATCTGGGGCGATGCAGCAATTGCAGGATAGCGCTGAACCGCAGCATATTCGGCAGTTAAGTGATGTAGGCTTGAGTCGTCGGATGGCAATCTCGGTTCGTCATTATGATGAAGTAATTGGCTATATCTGGCTCTTGGAGCATGACGGTTCCTACAGTGATCAGCAATTGGAGCAGTTTCGTCGGGGGGCTGTCATTGCCGCTTCCAAAATGATGCAGCAGCAGCAACGTCAACAGAAGATCGATCTGCTGCGTCGTCTGCTCAATGGTCGTTTTCAATCCGAACAAGAAGCAGCAGAGCAGGCGCGCAGTCACGGTATTGAGCTGCTGCCGTATCATTATGTGCTGATTTTGGAGCAACAAGAAGCGGGCAAGCTGCATACGTGCATCGAGCGTATTCAACAAGCGGCTTCTGAATATGCGGTGCGTATTCCTCTCTATATGGAAGAAAACAATCGATTGATTATATTATGCGGCTGTCATGCTGGTCAGCAGCCTTCTGATCTGTCTACGCGCATTCGTTCTATGGCAGCGCGGATACAGCAATGGCTGCCTGTAACTGAATTTGGTTGGCTCGCTGCAGGAGAACAGGTTAGCTCGGCACTGCATATTCAGCGCAGCTATGAACAGGCAAAGGAGCTGATCGTGCTGCATCAGCATTTGCCAGAAACGCAGGCGATTACGTACTATCCAGATGCGGGCTTTTATCGGTATTTGCCAGCGATCTATCGTGAGTCACGGCAATTCCCAATATCATGGGGACCGCTAGATCGTCTGGCTGCCTATGATCAGGAGCATAATAGCAATCTGCTGCAAACGCTCGCGGTGTTTCTAGATCAGGATAGCGACAGCAAGCAGGCGGCAGCAATTTTGCATGTGCATAGCAATACGCTCAATTATCGTCTGCGCCGCATTGCCGAGGTGAGCGGGATTAACCTGAATAGCATGGCGGAAAAGGTGACGCTATATTTGGAATTGAAGCTGCTCTGGTTTGACGGCGAGCATTCCACGTAA
- a CDS encoding sensor histidine kinase: protein MQSKAKLYTIIEQQEQQEQQEQQGGVAMNRYGGFRNFGLKRKALGIFLLFIILPTFGVGVIVQHQFNEALQDQFISSTRRNLDTVTSQLAEQTKMVEDIADYMILNPDMRAFLQPYPVLTPAQLENRKRNIEGFLTFQLISKSYIRSIVINGYNGNNILMGEPFSGSEQSWIRQAEARRGGIVWSTGYPLHSDWAGETQLISLFRIINSYDEITRPLGRLIVRMDEASMVKLLDNGIFKDGGSVWLVNDQGHTVLSAGQPLPERFTADPAFVDILTAGVDDQVTFPVLGKQDYLSFSRTIDTATGWHIVALIPQSKVNEGFQGIKWMMTLILGAILLLSLSALIGFHFTIIRPILELKRETNRVSRGDFHASVVIRSRDEIAELGRKFNEMVITIRELIDYKYRLELRQRESELKLLQEQVDPHFLYNTLDMIRWTARLEKAERSSQLIEMLSRFFRNGMTSKSYRSTLEQELELVRSYLYLQQHRLGGRLQYSLYTEAGLEQQLMLKATIQPLVENVIKHGLNRRQNVNQIAVRCYRAEAEIHIDVIDNGKGMTPGRLAEVQQLLDGHGDEQQRRGALCNIHDRLSIFFGTPYGLKVISSSQEGTWLRIVLPGESTNRMGGEYNATEYGS, encoded by the coding sequence GTGCAGTCAAAGGCTAAACTATACACAATCATTGAACAGCAGGAACAGCAGGAACAGCAGGAACAGCAGGGAGGCGTCGCAATGAACCGATATGGCGGATTTCGCAATTTTGGGCTAAAGCGCAAGGCGCTGGGCATTTTCCTGCTGTTTATTATTTTGCCAACGTTCGGTGTAGGTGTGATTGTACAGCATCAATTTAATGAAGCATTGCAGGATCAGTTTATTAGCTCGACTCGGCGTAATCTGGATACAGTCACCAGTCAGCTTGCCGAGCAGACGAAGATGGTGGAGGATATTGCCGACTATATGATTCTAAATCCAGATATGCGTGCCTTTTTGCAGCCATATCCTGTGTTGACACCTGCTCAATTGGAAAATCGTAAGCGCAATATCGAGGGCTTTCTCACCTTTCAATTGATCTCAAAAAGCTATATTCGTTCGATTGTTATCAACGGATATAATGGCAATAACATTCTGATGGGCGAGCCATTTAGCGGCAGCGAGCAATCGTGGATTCGACAGGCGGAAGCGCGTCGCGGCGGTATCGTGTGGAGTACGGGGTATCCACTGCATAGCGATTGGGCGGGGGAAACGCAGTTGATCTCGCTATTTCGCATCATTAACTCATACGATGAGATTACGCGTCCGCTAGGGCGGCTGATTGTACGAATGGACGAAGCCAGTATGGTCAAACTGCTGGATAATGGTATTTTCAAGGATGGCGGATCGGTGTGGCTCGTCAATGATCAAGGGCATACGGTTCTAAGCGCAGGTCAGCCTTTGCCGGAGCGATTCACTGCTGATCCGGCGTTTGTAGATATATTAACTGCCGGTGTAGATGATCAGGTGACCTTTCCAGTACTCGGTAAACAGGATTATCTGTCCTTTTCCCGTACGATTGATACGGCGACGGGCTGGCATATTGTAGCGCTGATTCCCCAATCTAAGGTGAATGAAGGCTTTCAGGGGATCAAATGGATGATGACGCTTATTTTGGGTGCAATTCTGCTGCTCAGTCTGAGCGCGCTGATCGGATTTCATTTTACAATTATCCGTCCGATTCTGGAATTGAAAAGGGAAACGAATCGAGTGAGCCGCGGTGACTTTCATGCCAGTGTCGTTATTCGCTCGCGCGACGAAATTGCCGAGCTGGGACGTAAGTTTAACGAAATGGTCATTACGATCCGCGAGCTGATTGATTACAAATACCGATTGGAGCTGCGCCAGCGCGAATCGGAACTCAAGCTATTGCAGGAGCAGGTCGACCCGCACTTTCTCTACAATACGCTGGATATGATCCGCTGGACGGCACGCTTGGAAAAGGCAGAGCGTTCCAGTCAGCTGATTGAGATGTTATCGCGCTTTTTCCGTAATGGCATGACCAGCAAAAGCTATCGTTCCACCTTGGAGCAGGAGCTAGAGCTGGTACGATCGTATCTCTACTTGCAGCAGCATCGACTGGGCGGACGGCTGCAATATAGTCTGTATACCGAAGCAGGGCTAGAGCAGCAGCTGATGTTAAAGGCAACCATTCAGCCATTGGTGGAGAATGTGATCAAGCACGGGCTAAATCGTCGGCAAAATGTCAATCAAATTGCTGTTCGCTGCTACCGAGCAGAAGCTGAGATCCATATTGATGTGATCGACAATGGCAAAGGAATGACACCGGGGCGGCTGGCAGAGGTACAGCAGTTGCTAGACGGTCACGGCGATGAGCAGCAGCGGCGCGGAGCGCTTTGCAATATTCACGATCGATTATCCATCTTTTTCGGAACGCCGTACGGATTGAAAGTGATCTCTTCATCGCAGGAGGGTACATGGCTGCGCATCGTACTGCCGGGAGAGTCAACGAACAGAATGGGCGGTGAATACAATGCAACAGAATACGGAAGCTAG
- a CDS encoding extracellular solute-binding protein, translated as MKRYWTGSKIWVLGTLVALILLTTACGGGSSEGGSGDKVTLKIMHPWTSPNVDNQVYKARIAEFEKQHPNIEIKQDEVPAEQYKTKLRTLAAANNLADINVVWPGVDLQPLVTGNLLMPIDDQMDNWKSLLREDALAGFNQNGHQYAIPTKQTFVDIIYYNKKMLADVGYSEFPKTYAQFTDAVKKLKAAGITPMALGNKGKWPLQSTYLSIIGDRFTGSDFLNQVLEKKATFTDPNYVKAIGVIADLSNMGAFNTDANNMDSVQAQDYLIQGKAAMHMSSSTVDGRVRMTNEQGDQFGIALFPSMKDEGGTGDPAVSAGVAQYGIALKNDLDEQQKAAAQEFMKFFLSKELYTQLVSEGILVPANVDIPDDASPYMKEMIKLTSNGTAPVFDGVVPLQVTDVVQNGLQALTLGQGTPEQVAQETQAAYDNMK; from the coding sequence ATGAAACGATATTGGACCGGAAGCAAAATTTGGGTACTGGGTACATTGGTTGCGCTTATCCTCCTGACCACGGCCTGTGGCGGCGGCTCTAGCGAGGGTGGTAGCGGTGATAAAGTAACTCTGAAAATCATGCACCCGTGGACATCACCCAATGTGGATAATCAGGTATACAAAGCGCGCATCGCCGAATTTGAAAAGCAGCATCCGAATATCGAAATTAAGCAGGATGAAGTGCCAGCCGAGCAGTACAAAACCAAGCTGCGCACACTAGCCGCCGCCAACAATCTAGCGGATATTAATGTCGTTTGGCCCGGTGTCGATTTGCAACCGCTCGTTACCGGCAATCTGTTGATGCCGATTGACGATCAAATGGACAATTGGAAATCGCTGCTACGTGAGGATGCTCTGGCTGGCTTTAACCAGAATGGTCATCAATATGCGATTCCCACCAAGCAAACCTTTGTCGACATCATTTACTACAACAAAAAAATGCTGGCAGATGTGGGCTACTCTGAGTTTCCGAAAACCTATGCCCAGTTTACCGATGCTGTGAAAAAGTTAAAAGCTGCGGGCATTACCCCGATGGCACTGGGCAATAAAGGAAAATGGCCGCTGCAATCCACCTATCTATCGATCATCGGCGACCGTTTTACTGGTAGCGACTTTCTGAATCAAGTATTAGAGAAGAAAGCGACCTTTACTGATCCTAACTATGTCAAAGCCATTGGTGTCATTGCTGACCTGAGCAATATGGGCGCGTTTAATACCGATGCCAACAATATGGATTCCGTGCAGGCGCAGGATTATCTGATTCAAGGGAAAGCTGCGATGCATATGTCCTCATCTACTGTGGATGGACGCGTTCGCATGACGAATGAGCAGGGCGACCAGTTTGGTATCGCATTGTTTCCGAGTATGAAGGATGAAGGCGGTACAGGCGATCCAGCAGTGAGCGCAGGCGTTGCGCAATACGGCATCGCACTCAAAAATGATCTAGATGAGCAGCAAAAGGCAGCAGCACAGGAGTTTATGAAATTCTTCCTATCCAAAGAGCTGTATACCCAGCTGGTAAGTGAAGGCATTCTCGTTCCTGCCAATGTCGATATTCCCGACGATGCCAGTCCTTATATGAAGGAAATGATCAAACTGACCAGCAATGGAACGGCACCGGTATTCGATGGCGTTGTCCCATTACAGGTCACGGACGTGGTGCAAAATGGGCTACAGGCGCTCACACTTGGTCAGGGTACACCGGAGCAGGTAGCACAGGAAACGCAGGCGGCATACGACAACATGAAGTAA
- a CDS encoding response regulator transcription factor → MQQNTEARDNQDRIRMLIVDDEPVICQGLRHTIDWCELGVEVVGEAYDGYEALELVAEYGVDLVLTDICMEGMDGLKLAEQLKAHFPQVHVIMISGHEEFDYARRAMKLGVQDYLLKPVEIDELISVVGGVVQQWQQRQTVQEEKLEVEAAAWLLRQARHIANDPLPEPVWLQGQSFTVLATWLEHYQERHAGHPPQQYAEIQQRWQHQLDNTLQAAGYRSVSCFEHHNLLVTLIVDQEKRNSTHPVHPPLQSIITQIIEDHSSEQPLQGGLSTTYDELAATSLHCQEAIRLLYQSVRDEQRLIIGADASQAVSMEQELPIIDTADYCRRLTGALFQQDHELLLQLIAQLFAEYDHHRYLLSDMVQTCEEVTILLRQRLRNSGLQEGASEPIIRLALPAYNSTAALQAQVGKEWRQLLEQLGRQGLDRHYWSIEKAKTMIRQQYDTDLKASEVAAWLKITPGYFSYIFKQGTGQSFTEYMNELRIQEAKKLLSTTPYKIFEIADQVGYREYKYFVSIFKQVTGMTPKEYRTLSVTRNHCS, encoded by the coding sequence ATGCAACAGAATACGGAAGCTAGAGACAACCAAGATCGTATTCGGATGCTGATTGTAGACGATGAGCCAGTCATTTGTCAGGGCTTGCGTCATACGATTGACTGGTGTGAACTAGGAGTGGAAGTGGTCGGCGAGGCGTATGATGGATACGAGGCGCTGGAACTAGTGGCGGAATATGGCGTTGATTTGGTGCTAACGGATATTTGCATGGAGGGCATGGATGGGCTAAAGCTGGCAGAACAGCTGAAAGCCCATTTTCCGCAGGTGCATGTCATTATGATTAGTGGACATGAGGAATTTGATTATGCGCGGCGGGCGATGAAGCTGGGCGTACAGGATTATTTGCTCAAGCCGGTAGAGATTGACGAGTTGATTAGCGTTGTGGGTGGCGTAGTTCAGCAATGGCAACAGCGTCAGACTGTACAGGAGGAGAAGCTGGAAGTCGAAGCAGCGGCATGGTTGCTGCGTCAAGCACGGCATATTGCGAATGATCCGCTGCCTGAACCAGTATGGCTGCAAGGGCAATCGTTTACTGTACTGGCAACATGGTTGGAGCATTATCAGGAGCGCCATGCCGGTCATCCGCCGCAGCAATATGCCGAGATTCAGCAGCGATGGCAGCATCAGCTGGATAACACATTACAAGCAGCAGGGTATCGCAGTGTGTCCTGCTTTGAGCATCACAATCTGCTGGTAACCCTCATTGTAGATCAGGAAAAAAGAAATTCGACGCATCCCGTACATCCCCCGCTTCAATCAATCATTACGCAGATCATAGAGGATCATTCGTCAGAGCAACCATTGCAGGGCGGGCTATCGACAACCTATGACGAACTTGCTGCTACATCGCTGCATTGTCAGGAAGCGATACGGCTGCTATATCAATCGGTACGAGATGAACAGCGGCTCATTATAGGTGCAGATGCTTCTCAGGCTGTGAGCATGGAGCAAGAGCTGCCGATTATAGACACCGCGGACTATTGCCGCCGTTTGACCGGTGCATTATTTCAGCAGGATCATGAGTTGCTGCTACAGCTGATTGCGCAGCTGTTTGCCGAATATGATCATCATCGGTATTTGCTGAGCGATATGGTGCAAACGTGCGAGGAAGTAACTATTTTGCTCCGTCAGCGTCTGCGTAACAGCGGCTTGCAGGAGGGGGCGTCAGAGCCGATCATTCGGCTAGCGCTGCCTGCTTACAACTCTACTGCTGCCCTACAGGCACAGGTGGGCAAGGAGTGGCGGCAATTGCTCGAGCAGCTGGGACGACAGGGATTGGATCGTCATTACTGGAGTATCGAAAAAGCCAAAACGATGATTCGCCAACAATACGACACCGATCTGAAAGCATCTGAGGTCGCTGCATGGCTCAAAATTACGCCCGGCTATTTCAGTTATATTTTCAAACAAGGCACCGGTCAGAGCTTTACCGAATATATGAATGAACTACGGATACAGGAAGCGAAAAAGCTACTATCTACGACGCCATACAAAATCTTCGAAATCGCGGATCAAGTCGGTTATCGGGAATACAAATATTTTGTCTCTATTTTTAAACAGGTAACAGGCATGACGCCCAAAGAATACCGGACATTGAGCGTGACACGGAATCATTGTTCCTAA
- the ald gene encoding alanine dehydrogenase has product MNIGVPKEIKNNENRVAITPAGVATLTGAGHHVYVESGAGVGSGFSDEAYAATGATLLNQAADVWATADMILKVKEPLPSEYGYFREGLILFTYLHLAAAPELAAALLDKKVIGIAYETVEVNRTLPLLTPMSEVAGRMAVQIGAQFLERPHGGKGILLSGVPGVKKGKVTVIGGGVVGTNAARVAVGMGADVTIIDLSADRLRQLEEIFGSSVQTLMSNPYNIAEAVKASDLVIGAVLIPGAKAPKLVSEDMVKQMEAHSVIVDVAIDQGGIVETVDRITTHNDPTYEKHGVVHYAVANMPGAVPKTSTLALTNVTMPYVSLIANLGLRAALEKNAALKLGVNTAAGSMTYEAVARDLGYEHVAIEQALEKTFAAMS; this is encoded by the coding sequence ATGAATATTGGAGTCCCGAAGGAAATTAAAAATAACGAAAACCGTGTGGCAATTACGCCTGCAGGTGTAGCGACGTTAACTGGCGCAGGGCATCACGTATATGTAGAGAGCGGAGCAGGAGTAGGCAGTGGATTTAGCGATGAGGCATATGCGGCTACTGGCGCGACACTGCTGAATCAAGCGGCGGATGTATGGGCAACCGCCGATATGATTCTCAAGGTCAAAGAACCGCTGCCATCGGAATACGGTTATTTCCGCGAGGGACTCATTCTGTTCACATATCTTCATCTGGCGGCGGCTCCAGAGCTGGCTGCTGCGTTACTGGACAAAAAGGTGATCGGCATCGCGTATGAAACGGTAGAAGTGAATCGGACGCTTCCGCTGCTGACTCCGATGAGTGAGGTTGCTGGACGGATGGCAGTACAGATCGGTGCACAATTTTTGGAGCGTCCACATGGCGGGAAAGGCATTTTGCTGAGTGGTGTACCGGGTGTGAAAAAAGGCAAAGTAACGGTGATCGGTGGCGGTGTAGTTGGTACCAATGCAGCCAGAGTAGCTGTTGGTATGGGTGCAGATGTGACCATTATCGACCTGAGTGCAGATCGTTTGCGTCAGTTAGAAGAGATTTTCGGTTCATCGGTACAGACGCTAATGTCCAATCCATACAATATCGCGGAAGCGGTAAAAGCATCTGATCTGGTCATCGGTGCCGTGCTCATTCCGGGTGCGAAAGCGCCGAAGCTTGTGAGCGAGGACATGGTCAAGCAGATGGAAGCTCACTCCGTTATCGTTGACGTAGCCATTGATCAGGGGGGGATCGTGGAAACGGTAGATCGGATCACCACCCACAATGACCCAACCTATGAAAAGCATGGCGTCGTTCACTATGCCGTCGCTAACATGCCGGGAGCAGTACCGAAAACTTCGACACTCGCGCTGACCAATGTTACGATGCCATATGTATCGCTAATTGCCAATCTCGGTTTGCGTGCTGCACTGGAAAAAAATGCTGCGCTCAAGCTAGGCGTCAATACCGCTGCTGGTTCCATGACGTATGAGGCAGTTGCGCGTGATCTTGGTTACGAGCATGTAGCAATTGAGCAAGCGTTGGAAAAAACCTTTGCTGCGATGAGTTAA
- a CDS encoding glycosidase has translation MKITRHEANPIVVPGEYEWRKVTVFNPAVIVDNDKFYMIERTAGSLTPCKNYLGLLESEDGVHFTHVVDQPVLTPDELGFPYGSVQDPRIVKIDDTFYLNYALRPCAMNYYPTGAGIPERSIPQYPDGWGEEPGHWLTRSGIASSTDLIHWEHVSNTTPLEINDRDNILFPEKINGKYVLLRRPEEYIGPEYGTDKAAMWITYSDDLIHWDEPKLLAKAQNMDWESRKIGGSTPPIRTEQGWLVLYHGVDDQIVYRVGAMLLDLDNPEIIIARTHQFIMEPETYYEKFGFQIPNVIFPTGNIVKDDLLYIYYGVTDTAIALATVPLTDLITHILDPNS, from the coding sequence ATGAAAATTACAAGACATGAAGCCAATCCGATCGTCGTACCCGGTGAATACGAGTGGCGCAAAGTGACTGTATTCAATCCCGCCGTTATCGTGGACAATGACAAGTTTTATATGATCGAACGTACTGCCGGTTCACTAACTCCGTGTAAAAACTATCTAGGTTTGCTGGAAAGCGAAGACGGCGTACATTTTACCCATGTCGTGGATCAACCAGTGTTGACGCCGGATGAGCTTGGCTTTCCATATGGTAGCGTACAGGACCCACGCATCGTCAAGATCGACGATACCTTTTACCTGAATTATGCACTGCGCCCATGTGCGATGAATTACTATCCGACTGGCGCTGGTATTCCCGAGCGCTCCATTCCGCAATATCCCGACGGCTGGGGGGAAGAACCCGGACACTGGCTCACCCGCTCTGGTATTGCATCCTCGACGGATCTGATCCACTGGGAACATGTATCCAATACGACGCCACTTGAGATCAACGACCGTGACAATATTCTTTTTCCTGAGAAAATTAACGGCAAATACGTCCTGCTGCGCCGTCCCGAAGAATACATAGGTCCTGAATATGGCACTGACAAAGCAGCAATGTGGATCACCTATTCGGACGATCTCATCCACTGGGACGAACCCAAGCTGCTTGCCAAAGCACAAAACATGGACTGGGAATCCCGCAAAATCGGTGGCTCTACACCACCGATCCGTACTGAACAAGGCTGGCTAGTTCTCTACCACGGAGTCGACGACCAGATTGTATACCGCGTCGGCGCCATGCTGCTTGACCTAGACAATCCCGAAATCATCATCGCCCGCACCCACCAATTCATCATGGAACCCGAAACCTACTACGAGAAATTCGGCTTCCAAATCCCTAACGTCATCTTCCCAACTGGCAACATTGTCAAAGACGACCTGCTCTACATCTACTACGGCGTAACCGACACCGCCATCGCTCTAGCAACCGTCCCCCTAACCGACCTCATCACCCACATCCTAGACCCCAACTCCTAA